AAAATTTATCAACTTAATAGTCCTTACCATCTTTAAGATAAAATTTCTGGTGCGATAATGAAAAAAGTGCGTTTTCCTCTGTGAAAACGTTCTTTATATTTGGAAGAAAATGGCTCATTGCATGTTTTTTGCGTTTATTAACAGGAGATTTCCATTTTTTGCACGTTTTGAGTTGAAACTTGCATGTTTTGCAAAGAAAGTTGCACGATTTTCATGCTCACTGACAGGACTTTAACCAAAGTAGACCGTTTTGCATCCGCAAAACGCCCTTATCCACACTATTTAATCGTTTTCGCGTGCGAAAACGATCCATTCAACAAAAAAGAAGTTTTTCGCATTCGCGAAAAACCTCTGATTTAATGTTTTCGAAATAGGATGGCTCCTAGTATAGTGCCGATAATAAATAGTGCAAGTACCCCAACAATTGCTCCGATCATAACTAACATACTCATTTGTTTTCCTCCTTTTCACGTTGGAATTTCGAGAGATTTACTCGTCCATCTGGTAAAAATTCAACGTTCTCTTTCTCTAATAGCCGACGCTGAACCGTTGCATCTTCCAGTGATTTTATCGCTATTTCTCCGCGAGAATTTACTATTCTGTGCCAAGGAAGATTGTGTTTTTCGCTTAAAGTATGAAGGATTCTTACTACTTGTCTAGCAGCTCGTGGACTTCCCGCCATTTTGGCAATTTGTCCGTAAGTTGTTACATAACCAGGTGGTATCTCCTTTAAAATTTTCACTACGGTCTCAGTAAAGGGTTGGATAAAAATCACTCCTTTCTAGCATTGTATCGAAACTTTTTCGGGTATACTAGAATTAATCAGTCATTATATGACAGTAATTTAACTTTTGAGGTGTTTAATGATGGAAATTACTCAGTACTCCGTGGAAGAAATTCACGATCCTACAGGGATTATTGAAGGGAAACGCTACGAGTTTTTATTAGATATTGAAGTGGATGAAGAAGATGAGCTTTTCCAAGAAAACGGAGTGGAACTTCGCGCAATCATTGGAGAAAAAGATGGCGTATATCACTTAGTTCAACACTTTTTGTTAGATCGAGTTACGACGAAAATACTCGATTTTGAGTTAGAGGATGAAGAAGTGGAAATGGTTGTAGCTTTTTGCAAAGAAGTTCTGCTTCAAGAGAGTTAATCCAATCACAATAGGTTCTGTGGTCTATCCCTATTGTAGCTTTGTAGTAACAAATGCTAACAACAGAAAAAAGAATACGTTCACAACGATAACCAAAATTTTGTGGTGATCAAAATGAGAGTAGGTGGACATTATGCAGGGATATGATTATTTCTTCCAAGATTTATTCGTTTTCAATGCGTCGTTTGTTGGACTTACACTAATCGCATCTTATCTAACGAAAAAATATGGAATGGTACATTGGATTACCATTGTCTCATTGCTGCTACTCTATTCCATGCTATTTTCTCACTTCTTGTTCAACCCATATTTTGGTATCGTTTTTTTCAATATTCCTTTCATAATGGCTCCAATTATTATTGTGAAAATCTATTATGATCGACGTATTATGTATATGTTTATCGCGTTTGTGTTCACGGTAACGCAAATCAGTTATTTTGTGCTAAGCGATTTTCGGCTGAATACATTTTTGGTAGTAGCGTATTTAGGAATCTCCCTGTTGGTCATCCTTTTGCCATCAACAAAACAGAGATGGTTGGATGCATGTATCTTGTATGCAGCATCATTTGGAATAACAGTGCTATGCGTAGCTTTATCTAATGTTTTTGAAATTAGACTTTTGACAGTTGAAATGATTATTTGGTTCCTAAACTTTTTCACCTTATTATGGATATCCCATTATATAGTTCCAGAACTGCTTCGCTATGTAGAGAATACCTTTACGGAAGCAGAACTAGAACGAGATTCTTTAACTGGTGCATATAATCGGTATAGTTTAAAAAAGCATTTAGAAGCGATAACGATTCAACATTTAAACCATGCGAAATTTCCTTTTTCGATCCTTTTTTTAGATATTAATTTGTTTAAGCAAATTAATGATGATTATGGACATCTTGTAGGAGACATATATTTAAAAACATTTGTAGAGAAGATTCAAGGCAATATTCGGCAAGAAGATCAGCTATTTCGATATGGTGGAGACGAGTTCATTATTTTCACCAAGCTGACTGATGATGAACTCAACCATCTATTGATGAGATTAGAAAAAGAAGTACAGGGACAGACCTTTTCTACTGATAATCACATCTTGACTCTCCATTATTCTATTGGTGTAGCAAGTTATCCAAAAGATGGATCATTGGTGCAAGAAATCGTGAAAATTGCAGATCAACGAATGTACAAAAACAAGCGAAAAAATCGTGGATTGTCATATCATGAAAAACAAAACGTAAGTGAGACTTCGAACGATTGAGTTCGAAGTCTTTCTTATGACCGTTATTTCTCTACAAACATCATACAGCTCTTAAGACAATGCTTGAAATGAAGACTTCTATTGTTGCGAAGTCCTCATTAAAATCACCGTCACAAGAAGAAAGAAAAGCTCTATTCAACAATTCGGCACTTTATAATCTGTAAAAAGGTGATAGGATGAATGATTGTAAATAGATTTTAGAGAGCGGGTGTCGTGTTGGAATCGAATTGGTGGAAAAAGAGTGTTGTGTATCAAATCTATCCACGTAGTTTTAATGACTCAAATGGGGATGGAATAGGCGATTTGCCAGGTATTATAGAGAAGTTAGATTATTTGCAGAAGTTAGGGATAGATGTCCTTTGGTTAAGTCCTATTTTCGATTCACCCAATGATGACAATGGCTATGATATTCGCAACTACGAAACGATTATGGATGAATTTGGGACGATGGAAGATGTGGAATTGCTCATTTCGGAAGCGAAAAAAAGAGGAATTCATCTTGTCATGGATTTAGTTGTAAACCATACTTCGGATGAGCATGAATGGTTTGCGGAGGCTAAAAAGTCGAAGGACAATGCGTATCGAGATTATTACATATGGCGAGAAGGAGAAGGAAGTAACCCTCCAAATAACTGGGGATCCTTTTTTAGTGGTTCGGCATGGGAATGGAATGAGCCTACCCAAGATTATTATTTGCATTTGTTTTCCAAGAAGCAACCTGATTTGAACTGGGAATCAGATTCTCTTCGTAAAGCTGTCTATGAAATGATGCATTTTTGGTTAAATAAAGGTGTAGCAGGCTTCCGGATGGATGTAATCAACTTAATTTCTAAACACCCTGCCTTACCAAATGGCCCGGTACATCCAGGGCAGTTGTTCGGAGACGGATCTCCTTATTACATGAATGGTCCGAAAATTCACGATTATATGCAAGAAATGCACCAAGAAGTACTTTCTCGTGGAGATATATTGACGGTCGGAGAATGTCCAGGTGCGACGACAGAAGACGCGGCACTATTTTCTGATCCAAATCGCAATGAATTATCCATGATATTTACGTTTGAGCATATGAGTTTAGACAGTGGTCCTTATGAAAAGTGGGATTTGCGCGCTCTTCATTTACCGAAGTTGAAAAAGAATTTCCGAAAATGGCAAACCGAGCTACATGGCAAAGGGTGGAACAGTTTGTACTGGAACAACCATGATCAACCACGAATTGTTTCACGGTTTGGAAATGATACAGACTACCGAGTAGAGTCCGCGAAAATGTTGGCGACGTGTTTACATTTCATGCAAGGTACTCCCTACATTTACCAAGGAGAAGAAATTGGTATGACGAATGTGGTGTTTGAATCCATTGAAGACTATCAAGATTTAGAAACACGTCGAATGTATGATGAGAAAATGGCAAACGGGGCAGTGCATGAAGATGTCATGCAATCGATTTACGTGAAAGGTCGTGACAATGCACGGACGCCAATGCAATGGGATGATACAGCCGAGGCTGGATTTACGACAGGAACACCTTGGTTAAAAGTGAATCCAAATTATAAAACAATCAATGTACAGGAAGCCCTTGCTTCACCGAATTCTATTTTTGCTTATTATCAAAGCCTTATTCAATTACGTAAAGAATTGGACATCTTAACAGAAGGATCTTTTGTACTCTTACTACCAGATGACGAAGAAATTTTCGCTTATCAACGTCACTGGCAGGAAGAAATGTTGACAGTGTATTGTAATTTTAGTGCGTCTACACGAGACATTTCTTGTGTGCACGAAAACGAATCAGATGTTGTCATAAAAAATTACGAAACTCTTGAATGGCATGATAATACGCTAACTTTACGACCTTTTGAGGCGGTCATCTTTAAATTCAATAAGAATGCATGACTAGACGTATGAGAAAAATAAGCTATGATAGAAAGCATAAATACGGTGGAGGTGTACGTGTGAAAAAAGTTCTTGGAGTGGATATCGGGGGAACGAAAATTCGCATGGGTATCGTGGATGCAGATGGTACCGTTCATGTGGATGAAACAATCCCGACGATAACTCCGTTGTATCCTTATTTAGAAGAACAAGTTCTTTCTATGATGGCAAGATATCCGGAAATTTCTGCTATAGGGATTGGTACTCGCGGTATGGTAGACGCGGAAAACGGCATTATCACATTTGAAACTGCCACTCTACCTGGTTGGCAAGGCACTCATGTAAAGTCTCAGTTAGAAAAAGCAACGGGACTTCGTGTGGAAGTAAACAATGATGCGAACTGTGCTGCGCTTGCAGAAGCTACGATTGGTGCTGCAAAAGGGATTCGTCGAGTCGTGTGCTTAACAGTAGGCACTGGATTAGGCGGCGGATTTGTTTTTGACAACATCGTGATGAATGGTGCACATGGTGGAGCAGGTGAAGTTGGACATATGACGCTTTATCCGAGAGGATATGCTTGTACGTGTGGTAGACTCGGGTGCAATGAACAATATGTATCGGGCACTGCCTTGAATCGAATGATTGCAGAGAAAAACCTTCTAGATTCAAATGGGATTTTGATGAAGTCACATGATTTATTCGACTCTGCAAAAGCGGGAGATGAAGTGGCGAAGTCTATTATTTCAACGTTTGTAAGTGATTTTGCTTCGGTCATCAGTACGATACAGGCGGCATTAGATATGGACGTAGTAGTGATCGGTGGAGGAGTTGCGGATTCATCGGAATATTGGTGGAATGATCTGCTCGAGGCGCTACAACCATTATTGTTAAAACCACTTGAACTGAAAAAAGCCGTTTTTGGCAATGAAGCAGGCATGCTCGGGGCTGCGATGTTAGTACAAGAAAACGTGACAGTAAAAGCTTAAAGGGAAAAGGAAGTGAGTCTAATGGCAAGTTTAGTATTGGATAATATTTCAAAAGTATACGACAACAAAGTAACAGCCGTTTCTAACTTTCATCTTCAAGTGGAAGATGAAGAATTTATCGTGTTTGTTGGGCCGTCTGGATGTGGAAAGTCCACAACTTTACGTATGATTGCTGGGCTAGAAGAAATTTCTGGTGGAGACTTTTTCGTCGATGGCAAACGAATGAACGATGTGACACCGAAAGAGCGCGATATTGCAATGGTTTT
The Paenisporosarcina cavernae genome window above contains:
- a CDS encoding MGMT family protein — translated: MQPFTETVVKILKEIPPGYVTTYGQIAKMAGSPRAARQVVRILHTLSEKHNLPWHRIVNSRGEIAIKSLEDATVQRRLLEKENVEFLPDGRVNLSKFQREKEENK
- a CDS encoding DUF6509 family protein, which gives rise to MMEITQYSVEEIHDPTGIIEGKRYEFLLDIEVDEEDELFQENGVELRAIIGEKDGVYHLVQHFLLDRVTTKILDFELEDEEVEMVVAFCKEVLLQES
- a CDS encoding GGDEF domain-containing protein; this translates as MQGYDYFFQDLFVFNASFVGLTLIASYLTKKYGMVHWITIVSLLLLYSMLFSHFLFNPYFGIVFFNIPFIMAPIIIVKIYYDRRIMYMFIAFVFTVTQISYFVLSDFRLNTFLVVAYLGISLLVILLPSTKQRWLDACILYAASFGITVLCVALSNVFEIRLLTVEMIIWFLNFFTLLWISHYIVPELLRYVENTFTEAELERDSLTGAYNRYSLKKHLEAITIQHLNHAKFPFSILFLDINLFKQINDDYGHLVGDIYLKTFVEKIQGNIRQEDQLFRYGGDEFIIFTKLTDDELNHLLMRLEKEVQGQTFSTDNHILTLHYSIGVASYPKDGSLVQEIVKIADQRMYKNKRKNRGLSYHEKQNVSETSND
- a CDS encoding glycoside hydrolase family 13 protein — encoded protein: MESNWWKKSVVYQIYPRSFNDSNGDGIGDLPGIIEKLDYLQKLGIDVLWLSPIFDSPNDDNGYDIRNYETIMDEFGTMEDVELLISEAKKRGIHLVMDLVVNHTSDEHEWFAEAKKSKDNAYRDYYIWREGEGSNPPNNWGSFFSGSAWEWNEPTQDYYLHLFSKKQPDLNWESDSLRKAVYEMMHFWLNKGVAGFRMDVINLISKHPALPNGPVHPGQLFGDGSPYYMNGPKIHDYMQEMHQEVLSRGDILTVGECPGATTEDAALFSDPNRNELSMIFTFEHMSLDSGPYEKWDLRALHLPKLKKNFRKWQTELHGKGWNSLYWNNHDQPRIVSRFGNDTDYRVESAKMLATCLHFMQGTPYIYQGEEIGMTNVVFESIEDYQDLETRRMYDEKMANGAVHEDVMQSIYVKGRDNARTPMQWDDTAEAGFTTGTPWLKVNPNYKTINVQEALASPNSIFAYYQSLIQLRKELDILTEGSFVLLLPDDEEIFAYQRHWQEEMLTVYCNFSASTRDISCVHENESDVVIKNYETLEWHDNTLTLRPFEAVIFKFNKNA
- a CDS encoding ROK family protein, giving the protein MKKVLGVDIGGTKIRMGIVDADGTVHVDETIPTITPLYPYLEEQVLSMMARYPEISAIGIGTRGMVDAENGIITFETATLPGWQGTHVKSQLEKATGLRVEVNNDANCAALAEATIGAAKGIRRVVCLTVGTGLGGGFVFDNIVMNGAHGGAGEVGHMTLYPRGYACTCGRLGCNEQYVSGTALNRMIAEKNLLDSNGILMKSHDLFDSAKAGDEVAKSIISTFVSDFASVISTIQAALDMDVVVIGGGVADSSEYWWNDLLEALQPLLLKPLELKKAVFGNEAGMLGAAMLVQENVTVKA